One genomic window of Salvelinus sp. IW2-2015 unplaced genomic scaffold, ASM291031v2 Un_scaffold2513, whole genome shotgun sequence includes the following:
- the LOC112074146 gene encoding zinc finger BED domain-containing protein 4: MIPKIILFGYTDYTVVNKKRIATCKTCGKKITDGGATTSNFVRHLKLHKERFEQYQMNKSVTSEPQQSPISQFMETRVGQYSMNHPQQKAINNAILSDLVIDCNLPLSIVENNSFRHFLSVVDSKYSPVCCRTLKSKIENLATKRRSKLKTQLSNTDHVSVTVDIWSDRKMRGFLGVTVHCMEKEGERIQLKSNLLACDRFKGPHMAERICEQFEAICGEYSIKDKLDYIISDNAANMRKAFTVCFPIEQEDEVHDEDHLDDPELWNDLTPEDQQIVDAAIANTKQRLQCFSHTLQLVVGDGLKETTGMTPSLSKLSKISSLLHTNTTLKEVFEAEFGERGIPAAVNTRWISTLRQVKAVIQCDHRKLSHVLEKAGHKELLFTVQEWNKLKELVDILKPFGEATDMTQGEKIVTISSVVPSVLSLNHHLEQRKPQVHFLSXLVRSLQASLXKRFLGIFINVKMARKQDGITAPFSDPVYLKAAALDPAFSLMWVEHHVLVKEEVKEEVAQRVKELILQDATGTEQAVPLVDEKEREDHSLGQEDGLFAAYCKRQKKAVGTXPALQLSHYLDICEGQNALLFWAMNRKALPSLSRVAIRVLAVPASSAPVERVFSHGGIILRPHRAQMTDRLLSNLVFCKCNAS, translated from the exons atgatacccaaaattattcTTTTCGGATATACAGACTACACTGtagtcaacaaaaaacggattgcaacttgcaaaacatgcgggaagaaaattacagatggaggcgcaacaacttccaactttgttcgacatttgaagctgcacaaagaacg ATTTGAACAATACCAGATGAACAAAAGTGTCACAAGTGAACCACAACAGTCTCCAATCTCACAGTTCATGGAGACCCGTGTAGGGCAGTACAGCATGAATCATCCACAGCAGAAAGCTATCAACAATGCAATACTGTCCGACCTGGTTATCGATTGCAACTTGCCTCTGTCTATTGTGGAAAACAATAGTTTTCGTCACTTCCTGTCAGTGGTTGACAGTAAGTACAGCCCAGTGTGTTGCAGAACATTGAAATCAAAAATAGAGAACCTTGCTACAAAGAGACGTTCAAAACTGAAAACTCAGTTGAGCAACACAGACCATGTTTCAGTCACAGTGGACATTTGGTCTGACCGAAAGATGAGGGGGTTCCTTGGTGTCACTGTGCACTgtatggagaaagagggagagaggatacaGCTCAAATCCAATCTCTTGGCCTGTGACCGCTTCAAAGGCCCACACATGGCCGAAAGAATCTGTGAGCAATTTGAGGCCATATGTGGTGAGTACAGCATTAAAGATAAATTGGACTATATCATTAGTGACAATGCAGCCAACATGAGAAAAGCATTTACGGTGTGCTTCCCCATTGAACAAGAAGATGAAGTACATGACGAAGATCACCTTGATGACCCAGAGCTCTGGAATGACCTAACCCCGGAAGACCAGCAAATAGTGGATGCTGCTATTGCAAACACAAAACAGCGCTTGCAGTGTTTTTCCCACACTCTCCAGCTGGTGGTGGGAGACGGCTTGAAAGAAACAACAGGGATGACTCCTTCTCTTTCAAAGTTATCAAAAATCAGCTCACTGTTGCATACAAACACAACACTCAAAGAGGTGTTTGAGGCTGAATTTGGGGAAAGAGGGATCCCTGCTGCTGTCAACACAAGATGGATCTCAACATTGAGACAAGTGAAGGCAGTTATCCAATGTGACCATCGAAAGCTCAGTCATGTTCTAGAAAAGGCTGGRCACAAGGAGTTGTTGTTCACAGTACAGGAGTGGAATAAGTTGAAGGAGTTGGTGGACATCCTGAAGCCATTTGGAGAAGCAACAGATATGACACAGGGGGAGAAGATAGtcacaatcagttctgttgttccCTCGGTCCTGTCCCTGAATCAYCACCTGGAGCAGCGGAAGCCTCAAGTCCATTTCCTGAGCRGCCTGGTCAGAAGTCTYCAGGCATCCCTGAWCAAAAGATTTCTTGGAATCTTCATCAATGTGAAAATGGCCAGGAAACAAGATGGAATCACTGCCCCCTTTTCAGATCCAGTCTACCTCAAAGCAGCTGCCTTGGATCCGGCTTTTTCTCTGATGTGGGTGGAGCACCATGTGCTGGTCAAGGAGGAAGTCAAGGAGGAGGTGGCACAAAGAGTGAAAG AACTGATTCTGCAAGATGCTACAGGGACTGAGCAAGCTGTGCCTCTTGTTgatgagaaagagcgagaggaccATAGTCTTGGACAAGAAGATGGGCTGTTTGCAGCATACTGTAAGAGGCAGAAGAAAGCTGTTGGGACCWCTCCAGCACTACAGCTAAGTCACTACCTTGACATATGCGAAGGACAGAATGCCCTCTTGTTCTGGGCAATGAACAGGAAGGCTCTTCCTTCACTGTCCCGAGTGGCCATCAGGGTCTTGGCAGTGCCTGCCTCCAGTGCTCCGGTGGAGCGTGTCTTCAGCCATGGTGGCATCATACTGCGGCCTCATCGTGCACAAATGACTGATAGACTTTTATCGAATTTGGTCTTTTGCAAATGCAATGCATCATAG
- the slirp gene encoding SRA stem-loop-interacting RNA-binding protein, mitochondrial yields the protein MASSSKKVFEVFVSKIPWTIASKDMKEYFGQFGQVKKCLLPFDKETGFHRGFCWIGYTSEEGLHNALQKDQHMLEGATLQVQRNRKVFAGQKTNKEVVEGR from the exons ATGGCATCGTCGTCTAAGAAGGTTTTTGAGGTGTTTGTGTCTAAAATACCATGGACCATTGCAAGCA AGGATATGAAGGAGTACTTTGGGCAGTTCGGGCAAGTCAAGAAATGCCTACTTCCTTTT GACAAGGAGACAGGATTCCACAGAGGCTTCTGCTGGATCGGCTATACATCTGAGGAAGGCCTGCACAATGCTCTCCAGAAAGACCAACACATGCTGGAGGGAGCCACG CTTCAAGTTCAAAGAAACAGAAAAGTGTTTGCGggacagaaaacaaacaaagaGGTGGTGGAGGGACGCTGA